In Phacochoerus africanus isolate WHEZ1 chromosome 14, ROS_Pafr_v1, whole genome shotgun sequence, one genomic interval encodes:
- the NUP85 gene encoding nuclear pore complex protein Nup85 isoform X1 → MEELGGEPTVTLIPGVNSQKKQMCFDWGPGEMLVCETSFNKKEKSEMVPGCPYIHIIRKDIDVYCKILRKLFNESHGIFVGLQRIEEEFTGKSRKAQLVRVSKNYRSVIRACMEEMHQLAIAAKDPASGGQFSIQISILSAMELIWNLCEILFIEVAPAGPLLLHLLDWVRLHVCEVDSLSADVLGSENPSKHEDFWKLVTILVLQGRLDEARQMLSKEADASPTSAGMCRVLGDLMRTMPVLSPGNTQTLTELELKWQHWHEECERHLQDGTFASSPHLESLCKIMLGDEAALLEQKELLSNWYHFLVTRLLYSCPTVKPMDLHCYAQSSLDLFLGGESSSEPLDNILLAAFEFDIHQVIKECSIALSNWWFVAHLTDLLDHCKLLQSHNLYFGSNMREFLLLEYASGLFAHHRYAGSGCFSACGCQGSGRGEGAWTRFSPVWFPEGCRVWSRSCLECAFPSPRAASGLARPSCLSLDPCSLWQLGVDYFDHCPELGRVSLELHIERIPLSTEQKALKVLRVCEQRQMTEQVRSICKILAMKAVRNNRLGSALSWSIRAKDAAFATLVSDRFLRDYCERGCFSDLDLIDNLGPAMMLSDRLTFLGKYREFHRLYGEKRFVDAATLLLSLMTSQIAPRSFWMTLLTDALPLLEQKQVIFSAEQTYELMRCLEDLTSERPAHGEPDAQQLQDDDIETTKVEMLRIGLARNLARSIIKEGSLDGS, encoded by the exons ATGGAGGAGCTCGGCGGGGAGCCGACAGTCACT tTGATTCCAGGAGTGAATTCCCAGAAGAAGCAAATGTGTTTTGACTGGGGTCCAGGGGAGATGCTGGTATGTGAAACCTCTTTCaacaaaaaag aaaaatCAGAGATGGTGCCAGGTTGCCCCTATATCCATATTATCCGGAAAGATATAGATGTATATTGTAAAATCCTAAGAAAACTCTTCAACGAGTCCCATGGAATCTTTGTGGGCCTTCAGAGAATTGAAGAAGAGTTTACTGGAAAATCCAGAAAAGCTCA ATTGGTTCGAGTGAGTAAAAACTACCGGTCAGTCATAAGAGCGTGCATGGAGGAAATGCACCAGCTTGCAA tTGCTGCTAAAGATCCAGCCAGTGGCGGCCAGTTTAGCATCCAG ATCTCCATTTTGTCAGCCATGGAGCTCATTTGGAACCTTTGTGagattctttttattgaagtggCCCCAG CCGGCCCCctcctccttcacctccttgaCTGGGTCCGATTGCACGTGTGTGAGGTGGACAGTTTGTCGGCAGATGTTCTGGGCAGTGAGAATCCAAGCAAACACGAGGACTTCTGGAAGCTG GTGaccatcctggtgctgcagggcCGGCTGGACGAGGCCCGGCAGATGCTCTCCAAGGAAGCCGACGCCAGCCCCACCTCTGCAGGCATGTGCCGCGTCCTGGGGGACCTGATGAGGACAATGCCCGTTCTCAGC CCTGGTAACACTCAGACGTTGACCGAGCTGGAGCTGAAGTGGCAGCACTGGCACGAGGAGTGCGAGCGGCACCTCCAGGATGGCACGTTCGCCTCCAGTCCTCACCTCGAGTCTCTCTGCAAG ATCATGCTGGGAGACGAAGCTGCCCTGTTGGAGCAAAAGGAGCTTCTGAGTAACTGGTACCATTTCCTAGTGACCCGGCTCCTGTACTCTTGTCCCACAGTGAAACCCATGGATCTGCACTGCTATGCCCAG TCCAGCCTGGACCTGTTTCTGGGAGGTGAGAGCAGCTCAGAACCCCTGGACAACATCTTGTTGGCAGCCTTCGAGTTCGACATCCACCAAGTGATCAAGGAGTGCAG CATTGCCCTCAGCAACTGGTGGTTTGTGGCCCACCTGACAGACCTGCTGGATCACTGCAAACTCCTCCAGTCTCACAACCTCTA CTTCGGGTCCAACATGAGAGAGTTCCTCCTGCTGGAATATGCCTCAGGCCTGTTTGCCCATCACAGGTATGCTGGCAGCGGGTGCTTCTCAGCATGTGGCTGCCAGGGGtcagggcggggggagggggcttggaCTCGGTTCTCTCCTGTCTGGTTCCCCGAAGGCTGCAGGGTTTGGAGCCGGAGCTGCCTTGAGTGCGCGTTCCCAAGCCCCAGGGCAGCGTCTGGGCTTGCCAGGCCCTCATGTCTGTCCTTGGACCCGTGCAGCCTGTGGCAGCTGGGGGTGGATTACTTTGACCACTGCCCTGAGCTGGGCCGAGTTTCGTTGGAGCTGCATATCGAGCGGATCCCGCTGAGCACGGAGCAGAAAGCCCTCAAGGTGCTGCGGGTTTGCGAGCAGCGGCAGATGACGGAGCAAG TTCGCAGCATTTGTAAGATCTTAGCCATGAAAGCTGTCCGCAACAATCGCCTGGGCTCCGCCCTCTCTTGGAGCATTCGAGCCAAAGATGCTGCCTTTGCCACGCTGGTGTCAGACAG GTTCCTCAGGGATTACTGTGAGCGAGGCTGCTTTTCCGACCTCGATCTCATTGACAACCTGGGGCCAGCCATGATGCTCAGTGATCGACTGACGTTCCTTG GAAAGTACCGTGAGTTCCACCGGTTATATGGGGAGAAGCGTTTTGTTGACGCTGCTACTCTTCTCCTGTCATTGATGACGTCCCAGATTGCCCCCCGGTCTTTCTGGATGACGCTACTAACAGACGCCCTGCCCCTCTTGGAACAGAAACAG GTGATTTTTTCAGCAGAGCAAACGTATGAGTTGATGAGATGCCTGGAAGACCTGACCTCAGAAAGGCCAGCGCATGGAGAGCCCGATGCCCAGCAACTCCAG GATGATGACATAGAGACCACCAAAGTGGAAATGCTGAGAATTGGTCTTGCACGAAATCTTGCTCGGTCAATTATAAAAGAAGGCTCGTTGGACGGTTCCTGA
- the NUP85 gene encoding nuclear pore complex protein Nup85 isoform X2: MEELGGEPTVTLIPGVNSQKKQMCFDWGPGEMLVCETSFNKKEKSEMVPGCPYIHIIRKDIDVYCKILRKLFNESHGIFVGLQRIEEEFTGKSRKAQLVRVSKNYRSVIRACMEEMHQLAIAAKDPASGGQFSIQISILSAMELIWNLCEILFIEVAPAGPLLLHLLDWVRLHVCEVDSLSADVLGSENPSKHEDFWKLVTILVLQGRLDEARQMLSKEADASPTSAGMCRVLGDLMRTMPVLSPGNTQTLTELELKWQHWHEECERHLQDGTFASSPHLESLCKIMLGDEAALLEQKELLSNWYHFLVTRLLYSCPTVKPMDLHCYAQSSLDLFLGGESSSEPLDNILLAAFEFDIHQVIKECSIALSNWWFVAHLTDLLDHCKLLQSHNLYFGSNMREFLLLEYASGLFAHHSLWQLGVDYFDHCPELGRVSLELHIERIPLSTEQKALKVLRVCEQRQMTEQVRSICKILAMKAVRNNRLGSALSWSIRAKDAAFATLVSDRFLRDYCERGCFSDLDLIDNLGPAMMLSDRLTFLGKYREFHRLYGEKRFVDAATLLLSLMTSQIAPRSFWMTLLTDALPLLEQKQVIFSAEQTYELMRCLEDLTSERPAHGEPDAQQLQDDDIETTKVEMLRIGLARNLARSIIKEGSLDGS, encoded by the exons ATGGAGGAGCTCGGCGGGGAGCCGACAGTCACT tTGATTCCAGGAGTGAATTCCCAGAAGAAGCAAATGTGTTTTGACTGGGGTCCAGGGGAGATGCTGGTATGTGAAACCTCTTTCaacaaaaaag aaaaatCAGAGATGGTGCCAGGTTGCCCCTATATCCATATTATCCGGAAAGATATAGATGTATATTGTAAAATCCTAAGAAAACTCTTCAACGAGTCCCATGGAATCTTTGTGGGCCTTCAGAGAATTGAAGAAGAGTTTACTGGAAAATCCAGAAAAGCTCA ATTGGTTCGAGTGAGTAAAAACTACCGGTCAGTCATAAGAGCGTGCATGGAGGAAATGCACCAGCTTGCAA tTGCTGCTAAAGATCCAGCCAGTGGCGGCCAGTTTAGCATCCAG ATCTCCATTTTGTCAGCCATGGAGCTCATTTGGAACCTTTGTGagattctttttattgaagtggCCCCAG CCGGCCCCctcctccttcacctccttgaCTGGGTCCGATTGCACGTGTGTGAGGTGGACAGTTTGTCGGCAGATGTTCTGGGCAGTGAGAATCCAAGCAAACACGAGGACTTCTGGAAGCTG GTGaccatcctggtgctgcagggcCGGCTGGACGAGGCCCGGCAGATGCTCTCCAAGGAAGCCGACGCCAGCCCCACCTCTGCAGGCATGTGCCGCGTCCTGGGGGACCTGATGAGGACAATGCCCGTTCTCAGC CCTGGTAACACTCAGACGTTGACCGAGCTGGAGCTGAAGTGGCAGCACTGGCACGAGGAGTGCGAGCGGCACCTCCAGGATGGCACGTTCGCCTCCAGTCCTCACCTCGAGTCTCTCTGCAAG ATCATGCTGGGAGACGAAGCTGCCCTGTTGGAGCAAAAGGAGCTTCTGAGTAACTGGTACCATTTCCTAGTGACCCGGCTCCTGTACTCTTGTCCCACAGTGAAACCCATGGATCTGCACTGCTATGCCCAG TCCAGCCTGGACCTGTTTCTGGGAGGTGAGAGCAGCTCAGAACCCCTGGACAACATCTTGTTGGCAGCCTTCGAGTTCGACATCCACCAAGTGATCAAGGAGTGCAG CATTGCCCTCAGCAACTGGTGGTTTGTGGCCCACCTGACAGACCTGCTGGATCACTGCAAACTCCTCCAGTCTCACAACCTCTA CTTCGGGTCCAACATGAGAGAGTTCCTCCTGCTGGAATATGCCTCAGGCCTGTTTGCCCATCACAG CCTGTGGCAGCTGGGGGTGGATTACTTTGACCACTGCCCTGAGCTGGGCCGAGTTTCGTTGGAGCTGCATATCGAGCGGATCCCGCTGAGCACGGAGCAGAAAGCCCTCAAGGTGCTGCGGGTTTGCGAGCAGCGGCAGATGACGGAGCAAG TTCGCAGCATTTGTAAGATCTTAGCCATGAAAGCTGTCCGCAACAATCGCCTGGGCTCCGCCCTCTCTTGGAGCATTCGAGCCAAAGATGCTGCCTTTGCCACGCTGGTGTCAGACAG GTTCCTCAGGGATTACTGTGAGCGAGGCTGCTTTTCCGACCTCGATCTCATTGACAACCTGGGGCCAGCCATGATGCTCAGTGATCGACTGACGTTCCTTG GAAAGTACCGTGAGTTCCACCGGTTATATGGGGAGAAGCGTTTTGTTGACGCTGCTACTCTTCTCCTGTCATTGATGACGTCCCAGATTGCCCCCCGGTCTTTCTGGATGACGCTACTAACAGACGCCCTGCCCCTCTTGGAACAGAAACAG GTGATTTTTTCAGCAGAGCAAACGTATGAGTTGATGAGATGCCTGGAAGACCTGACCTCAGAAAGGCCAGCGCATGGAGAGCCCGATGCCCAGCAACTCCAG GATGATGACATAGAGACCACCAAAGTGGAAATGCTGAGAATTGGTCTTGCACGAAATCTTGCTCGGTCAATTATAAAAGAAGGCTCGTTGGACGGTTCCTGA
- the LOC125114385 gene encoding DNA-directed RNA polymerases I, II, and III subunit RPABC4-like has translation MASYGFRTGGTATSWNLPASSERSLHSRWGLTVDTEKDSQPSKREPMIPVSEEYHTENEIKSRDPIRYRGRRCRIMYKKKTERLVAFESR, from the coding sequence ATGGCCTCTTATGGTTTTAGGACGGGAGGGACAGCAACAAGCTGGAATCTGCCTGCAAGCTCAGAGAGGTCGCTGCATTCTAGGTGGGGACTAACAGTGGACACGGAGAAAGACAGTCAACCCTCAAAGCGAGAACCGATGATACCTGTCAGTGAAGAATatcacacagaaaatgaaataaaatccagGGATCCAATTAGATATAGAGGACGAAGATGCAGAATAATGTACAAGAAAAAGACCGAAAGACTAGTGGCTTTTGAGTCTCGATGA